AGGATTTGCTTTACATTACCTGAATGTAAAGATTGCTGTAAGGAGTTTACTAAAAGAATTATTAAGCCAACAACAACTACAAATTCAGCAGGACAAGTTACGAACACAATTACAGTTCAAGCAGGTGCAAAACCAATTTCTAAATTGACAATTCAGTTAGTATCATCAAGCATTAAGGTTTCTTGTAGACCAAAAGTTGGAGCTGCCGAAACTTCTGCGGGTTGGCAAACTGTTAGTGCAATTATGCAATCCCCATTACCAAACCCAATAACACCAGGGTTACCATTATACTCACAAACGAGCTACGAAGGTGTTTGGGGAATAAACCCAAGTGGTGTAAATTTGATGTCAGCACCAGTTACATTAAGCAGTTTCAATCTGTTATTCCCACCACCACCTTGCAATGGATATAAAAATCAGACGACTTGTTGGGACACGATAAAGTATTGCCTAAAAATATCTTTTACAGATTCAATGTGTGTTACTTGTGATACTACAATTTGCTATACAATACGTAGGAGCGGAATTCCTTGGTACCTTTGTATTACTGATCATAAGGGTCCGGAACCGACAGATATTCATACAAATATTTTAACATTTAAAATGAAAGATGACAAAACTGGTAATTTGAATATTGCATTGCCAAGCGAGATACAAGAGAATAATATAACTGTAAGACAAATATGCGCCCAAACAACCTTTGGAAGCCATCTAACGCAATTTGATGGAGTAAATACAAGAGATTTTTCAGGTTGTTCAGATAAAGAAATGAAGTCAGGAGAAACAAAAGATATTTCTCTGTTTGTAGATAATTTCAGTAAGCTAAAAAGAATTGGTTTGGTAGTAACAATGTTCTATTCAGCTGCTGGCTCAAATGAAACAGTGGTAAAAGTAGATACAATTTATCAATCAAGCCCACAAGACCAAGGTGGCGATAAAATGGATGAGACTGGTGATAAAACTGTTAAAACAAGAACGTACTCTTTATCATTTACAAATTTGAATAAATCAAAAGGTACTATCTCGGATGTTGAATTACGTATGCCAAAAGGGGTTCATCTGTTAGCGTTTGGTTCTGCTTTTGGTGATACAATCAACTTAGGGGCAAATGCGAATTTTAAGAATGATACTGTAAAAATTGAAAATTATTTTGTAGCCGAAGTATGCTGCAGACAGGATAAAAATATGGCTTCAAAGAAAATAGGACTTTCTCCAAACGAGGCTGTTAAACCAATTTACATTACGGTCTCTGGTGCGGAATCAGGTTTTGATTTGAGCTTTGTAACAACTGATAGCAACGGAGTTGTGTTGTCAGAAGGAACATTGAAACTTACAAATCCACTTTCAACAGTAAAAGATAATGATGATATTTCGGCGATAACAGGTGCGGCAATGAAATTAGATTTGTTCCCAAACCCAGCAACCAACAGCACTACAATCAATTTAGGATTACAAAATAGTGAAGTGATGAGTTTGTCGGTAGTTGATATTAATGGCAGAGAAGTTCTAAGTGTTTTAAAAGAAAACTTTTTGCAAAACGGTAATCATGCTTTTGTATTAAACACACAAGACATTCCAAGCGGAGAGTATACTATTATTGTAAGAACAACCAAAGGAGGGGGATTAACAAAGAAATTGCAAATCAATAAATAAAACCAATATTGATTTAATAACACGCTAAAGCCGTTTTACGATCATGGTATCACGGCTTTAGCAATTTTAAAAAGTATTATAACTTTATAAATCAAAAATATCTATTAAATGATTTTATAAAATAAAAAATGATTAATCCAAAATTAGAAACAAAAAAAGAGGTGAAGAGTAAAGTAGAGGTAGCCACCGAACCCACAATGCCACAGATAAACATAAAAGGCTTACCAACATTACCAAAACAACTTAAAGTAAAATAGAGATGAAAAATTATGTAGGATTAATTTTCTTGTTTCTACTGCTTTTTATGAATAAATGTAATGGGCAGAAGTTATTATGGGAGAAGCATTATATAGCAGATACTACAGACCTAATGCCATGGGATATGATAGAAACCGAAGATGGGCAGATTGCTATATTAAAAGTTATCTATGGTGCTTTACAAGGCTTATTGGTATTAGATAAGAATGGGGATTCGATATACACAAAAGAGATTCCAGTAAAGTATCATCCTTCAAAAATTGATGTAGATATGTATGTAACGGGTTGGCGCATAAATGAAACATTAGATAATAATTTGATAGTAACTGGTATACTGACTACATTTGGTTTTGATAATAGTGGATATATTTATTACAGGAAGATGAAAAAAGGAGATGGTGAGTTAATAAGTGATCTGTGGTATCTGCCAGGCTACCCAGCCGGGCATGATAGGTTCGCCTCTGAATACGTCAGTGGGGTTTATGGACCAAGTTGTGTGTATAATAAGTTTTCAAATACATTTTCATTTTTTTGTGGCTACGATGCAGAGTTTACTAAAAGTGATTCAACGGGCAAAGTATTAAACAGGGTTCTGCATGATGAGCTACAAGAGAAAGATAAACTTTTTTATACTCAACAATTAATCCTAACGCAAGATGGAGGATATATCGGGAGTTGTAATTATAAATTCAAAGATGTGTATCAAAGTTTTGTAGGAACACCTGTAATAGTTCGGTTGGATAGTGTAGGTAAATTGTTATGGAAGACCACCATTTATGATTCAAACTATTATTTTGTATGTTGGGATATAAAAGAGACAAAAGATGGTGGCTGTATAGCCTTAATAAGCAATGATGTAGCTAAGAACTATTATTTGTATAAATTAAATAAGGTAGGGGAAATAGAATGGCGAAAGGAATACAGACCTAAAAAGGAATACCGGATATTACCGAACACGGTAATAGAGGATAAAAACGGTGGTTATACAGTAAGTTGTAAATTTAAAGATAGTATAAATTACAGGTATTTTATATCAAAAGTAAGCCAATCAGGGAAAGAGGAGTGGAATTACGAATTAGATACAATGCGGGGTAATTATTTTGGTTATAGTTTTATTCAGCTTAAAGATGGGAACTATTTGTTAGCAGGAGAAAAAGAGAAAGGTCATTTGTATGTAGCAAAAATAGAGCCGTTAAGGTTAGGAGTTGAAGAAGAAAATAAATTGGTAACTATAGGAGGTATTAATTTAAAGAATGATAGAATAGAGTTTGAATTAGGAAAGTCGGGAGATGTGGAGATAGAAATTTCAAATTCAATTGGAGAAAGGATTAAGAGTTATAGGTTTGAGAAGATGAAAGTGGGTAAGCAGGAGTTCAAATTGAATCTGAATGAGTTTACATCGGGAGTGTATTTAGTTCGTATTAGGTCTGAATTAAGTGGTAATTGGAGCGTTGGAAAGTTTATGTTAACAAAG
Above is a window of Chlorobiota bacterium DNA encoding:
- a CDS encoding T9SS type A sorting domain-containing protein, translating into MITTTTPGVTITPTINNLNSPTGLAFGQVGNVTFTVTGATPNTALCFDITLLGDSIGMPCCPYKWCCHKRICFTLPECKDCCKEFTKRIIKPTTTTNSAGQVTNTITVQAGAKPISKLTIQLVSSSIKVSCRPKVGAAETSAGWQTVSAIMQSPLPNPITPGLPLYSQTSYEGVWGINPSGVNLMSAPVTLSSFNLLFPPPPCNGYKNQTTCWDTIKYCLKISFTDSMCVTCDTTICYTIRRSGIPWYLCITDHKGPEPTDIHTNILTFKMKDDKTGNLNIALPSEIQENNITVRQICAQTTFGSHLTQFDGVNTRDFSGCSDKEMKSGETKDISLFVDNFSKLKRIGLVVTMFYSAAGSNETVVKVDTIYQSSPQDQGGDKMDETGDKTVKTRTYSLSFTNLNKSKGTISDVELRMPKGVHLLAFGSAFGDTINLGANANFKNDTVKIENYFVAEVCCRQDKNMASKKIGLSPNEAVKPIYITVSGAESGFDLSFVTTDSNGVVLSEGTLKLTNPLSTVKDNDDISAITGAAMKLDLFPNPATNSTTINLGLQNSEVMSLSVVDINGREVLSVLKENFLQNGNHAFVLNTQDIPSGEYTIIVRTTKGGGLTKKLQINK